One genomic region from Neisseria weaveri encodes:
- a CDS encoding ISL3-like element ISPpu12 family transposase has protein sequence MTELPDNILHLPQYQVLGCKSTDDEMHFQVDVPDPIACEECGVQGEFVRFGKRDVPYRDLPIHGKRVTLWVVRRRYTCRACKTTFRPQLPEMVDGFRMTLRLHEYVEKESFNHPYTFVAAQTGLDEKTVRDIFNARAEFLGRWHRFETPRILGIDELYLNKRYRCILTNIEERTLLDLLATRRQDVVTNYLMKLKDRQKVEIVSMDMWNPYRAAVKAVLPQARIVVDKFHVVRMVNDALERVRKGLRKELKPSQSRTLKGDRKILLKRAHEVSDRERLIMETWTGAFPQLLAAYEHKERFYGIWDATTRLQAEAALDEWIATIPKGQKEVWSDLVRAVGNWREETMTYFETDMPVTNAYTESINRLAKDKNREGRGYSFEVMRARMLYTTKHKKKAPTAKVSPFYKKTIGYGLPDFAEELNYGVDLSTI, from the coding sequence ATGACCGAACTTCCCGACAACATCCTTCACCTGCCGCAATACCAAGTACTGGGCTGCAAATCAACCGACGACGAAATGCACTTCCAGGTGGACGTGCCCGATCCCATCGCCTGCGAGGAATGCGGCGTGCAGGGTGAGTTCGTACGGTTCGGCAAGCGTGACGTTCCCTATCGTGATCTGCCCATCCACGGCAAACGGGTCACTCTCTGGGTGGTCCGCCGCCGATACACCTGCCGGGCCTGCAAGACAACATTCAGGCCCCAGCTACCGGAGATGGTGGACGGATTCCGTATGACACTGCGGCTGCATGAGTACGTGGAGAAGGAATCCTTCAACCACCCCTACACCTTTGTGGCGGCACAGACCGGCCTGGACGAGAAGACGGTGCGCGACATCTTCAACGCCCGCGCCGAGTTCCTGGGGCGCTGGCACCGCTTCGAGACGCCCCGCATCCTGGGCATTGACGAGCTATACCTGAACAAGCGCTACCGCTGCATTCTGACCAACATTGAGGAGCGAACCCTGCTCGACCTGCTGGCCACCCGCCGCCAGGACGTGGTGACCAACTACCTGATGAAGCTGAAAGACCGGCAGAAGGTCGAGATCGTCAGCATGGACATGTGGAACCCCTACCGGGCAGCGGTCAAGGCTGTGCTGCCCCAGGCCCGTATCGTGGTCGATAAGTTCCATGTGGTGCGCATGGTCAACGATGCCCTAGAGAGAGTGCGCAAGGGCCTCAGAAAGGAGCTGAAACCGTCCCAGAGCCGGACTCTCAAGGGAGACCGGAAAATCCTGCTGAAACGCGCTCACGAAGTCTCAGACCGGGAGCGCCTCATCATGGAGACCTGGACAGGCGCGTTCCCGCAACTGCTGGCCGCCTACGAGCACAAGGAGCGCTTCTACGGCATCTGGGACGCCACCACACGGCTCCAGGCAGAAGCCGCCCTGGACGAGTGGATAGCCACCATCCCGAAGGGCCAAAAGGAAGTCTGGAGCGATCTGGTCAGGGCAGTGGGAAACTGGCGCGAAGAGACCATGACCTACTTCGAGACGGACATGCCCGTCACCAACGCTTACACGGAGTCCATCAACCGACTGGCCAAGGACAAGAACCGTGAAGGGCGCGGTTACTCCTTCGAGGTGATGCGGGCACGAATGCTCTACACCACGAAGCACAAGAAGAAGGCACCGACTGCGAAGGTCTCTCCTTTCTACAAGAAAACCATCGGTTACGGACTGCCGGACTTCGCAGAGGAACTCAACTACGGAGTCGATCTATCAACCATCTGA